Proteins from a genomic interval of Sporolactobacillus sp. Y61:
- a CDS encoding sigma 54-interacting transcriptional regulator encodes MFSNVPISSLALPCDKMPDIHHLQAVPEHLSLSDLDDFSSKKDLVLVNREGRPVSWIPFERLTTFLFHRLIEVSAQYEALLESVDDAVTVVDKKENITGWNSGAERLYHYVEKDADDQPITHFFKKDALILMSVLHDGKKVNRKYNQPAPNVHVLINCHPIILGKQIIGAISVERNINDIVKLNESLSSTSAYIQHLESRLNNDQKNMPFHKIKGRSPALHTSIKLAKKVASTEASVLLTGESGVGKELFAQAIHQSSNRSAHPFVAINCGAIPANLFESELFGYTSGAFTGAAKEGKTGKMDAAKGGTLFLDEIGEMPMELQVKLLRVLQDNKFYRVGGNRPIPMNTRIIAATNRDLEQMIAQGQFRADLYYRLNVVSIRIPSLRERIEDIPELVQIYMKRFALKYKKRVPVLDPEVMVRFIQYPWPGNIRELSNTLERLIILSEKNRITKHLLPEAFYKDEKVNQKNEPALVQARSQKITEVSDKVKIRDALQRTYGNKAAAARLLGISRATLYNYLKKYFPNGIQILGKNTR; translated from the coding sequence GTGTTTTCGAACGTTCCCATTTCTTCACTCGCTTTGCCATGTGATAAAATGCCGGACATCCATCATCTGCAGGCAGTGCCTGAACATTTGTCTCTATCCGACCTTGATGACTTCTCCTCTAAAAAAGACTTAGTCCTTGTCAATAGGGAGGGTAGACCAGTTAGCTGGATTCCCTTTGAAAGACTGACAACTTTTCTTTTTCATAGACTAATAGAGGTTTCCGCGCAATATGAAGCACTTCTTGAATCTGTAGACGATGCAGTCACTGTCGTTGACAAAAAGGAAAATATAACCGGTTGGAATAGCGGTGCTGAACGTCTTTATCATTATGTTGAGAAAGATGCAGATGATCAGCCAATCACTCATTTCTTTAAAAAAGATGCACTTATTTTGATGTCCGTATTACATGACGGGAAAAAAGTCAACAGAAAATATAATCAGCCAGCGCCCAATGTTCATGTGCTCATTAACTGTCATCCGATTATCCTCGGTAAACAAATTATCGGTGCTATCTCTGTTGAGCGAAACATTAATGATATCGTAAAATTAAATGAAAGTTTATCCTCAACATCAGCCTACATACAGCATTTGGAAAGTCGGCTGAATAACGATCAAAAAAATATGCCCTTTCATAAAATCAAAGGTAGAAGTCCCGCACTTCACACATCCATCAAACTCGCGAAAAAAGTGGCCTCAACTGAAGCATCCGTTTTATTAACAGGAGAAAGCGGTGTTGGCAAAGAACTATTTGCACAAGCCATTCATCAGTCAAGCAACAGATCTGCTCACCCTTTCGTTGCGATCAACTGTGGAGCCATACCGGCTAATCTTTTTGAAAGTGAATTATTTGGCTATACAAGTGGCGCATTTACCGGTGCCGCGAAAGAGGGAAAAACAGGAAAAATGGACGCTGCTAAGGGGGGCACGTTGTTTCTTGATGAGATCGGAGAAATGCCGATGGAGCTACAGGTCAAATTACTCCGTGTATTACAAGATAATAAATTCTATCGAGTTGGGGGAAACCGTCCGATACCCATGAATACAAGGATTATCGCCGCAACCAATCGTGATTTGGAACAGATGATTGCCCAAGGTCAATTCAGAGCGGATCTCTACTATCGCCTAAATGTTGTTTCTATAAGAATCCCGTCGCTGCGTGAACGAATTGAGGATATCCCGGAACTCGTGCAGATTTATATGAAACGATTTGCTTTAAAATATAAAAAAAGAGTCCCCGTACTTGACCCTGAAGTCATGGTGCGCTTCATTCAGTATCCTTGGCCAGGAAATATCCGTGAGCTTTCCAACACGCTTGAAAGACTAATTATCCTCTCAGAGAAAAACCGGATCACGAAACATTTGCTTCCTGAGGCCTTCTACAAAGATGAAAAAGTAAATCAAAAAAATGAACCAGCACTTGTACAAGCAAGGTCACAAAAAATCACAGAAGTCTCCGACAAAGTAAAGATACGGGATGCCTTACAGAGAACATACGGAAATAAGGCCGCTGCAGCCCGGCTCCTGGGTATCTCTAGAGCAACACTGTACAATTACTTAAAAAAATACTTTCCAAATGGCATTCAGATATTAGGGAAAAACACAAGATGA
- a CDS encoding alpha/beta fold hydrolase has protein sequence MKYILLHGLGQTSSSWNDTIEVMEKKSDILCPNLSDLLRDEEVNYSNLYKVFSEYCMNFTEPLNICGLSLGGILTLQYGIENPNKINSMVLIGTQYVMPKGLLKLQNVVFHIMPNSTFKKMGFGKKDFINLSKSMMNLDFRQNLQNISCPVLVICGEKDNVNKRASLQLKEQIPHAEISIIENAGHEVNLDAPKKLGVILNTFFK, from the coding sequence GTGAAATATATTCTACTTCATGGCTTAGGGCAAACTTCGTCAAGTTGGAATGATACTATTGAAGTTATGGAAAAGAAATCAGATATACTCTGTCCTAATTTATCTGATTTGCTTCGTGATGAAGAAGTTAATTATTCTAATCTGTATAAAGTGTTCTCTGAATATTGCATGAATTTTACTGAACCGCTCAATATATGTGGTTTATCATTAGGTGGTATTCTTACCTTACAGTATGGCATTGAAAATCCAAATAAGATAAATTCTATGGTGTTAATTGGGACACAGTATGTTATGCCAAAAGGATTATTGAAACTTCAAAATGTAGTTTTTCATATTATGCCTAATAGTACATTTAAGAAAATGGGATTTGGAAAGAAAGATTTTATTAATCTTTCAAAGTCAATGATGAATTTGGATTTTAGACAGAATTTGCAGAATATAAGCTGTCCTGTACTTGTTATATGCGGAGAGAAAGATAATGTAAACAAGCGGGCTTCATTACAACTCAAAGAACAGATACCTCATGCAGAAATTTCGATTATTGAAAATGCAGGGCATGAAGTGAATTTGGATGCTCCCAAAAAATTGGGAGTGATATTAAATACGTTTTTCAAATAG
- a CDS encoding AraC family transcriptional regulator — MFSSTHWPSAMTIDDIAQKVGLNNVCTFYRLFKNEMSVSPAKYRGHKLEQS; from the coding sequence ATGTTCAGCTCTACCCATTGGCCATCTGCCATGACGATTGATGATATTGCACAAAAGGTGGGGCTTAACAATGTCTGTACCTTTTACAGGCTCTTCAAAAATGAAATGTCTGTCTCTCCCGCAAAATACCGGGGTCATAAATTAGAACAATCGTAA
- a CDS encoding transposase, producing MSARLALGALIIQQRQGTTDWETVLQITENPYMQYFLGLPGERNRPFITR from the coding sequence TTGTCAGCCCGTTTGGCTCTCGGAGCGCTGATCATTCAACAACGCCAGGGAACTACGGACTGGGAAACCGTCCTGCAGATCACGGAAAACCCGTACATGCAGTACTTTCTGGGCCTTCCAGGAGAAAGAAACCGCCCTTTCATCACTCGATGA
- a CDS encoding nucleotidyltransferase domain-containing protein, which produces MVDNIIQLVTKKLSSLPYIEGVVLGGSRARGTHTEDSDIDIGIYYNSESFDLVTINQVATELDDEHRSNLVVPPGAWGDWVNGGGWLVINGYHVDLILRDIKRVEQIMKDTEQGIVTANYQTGHPHGYISAMYRGELAISKIQYANDESFYEFKKQAERYPTALQKELTEFFMFEAGFSLMFAENNIDKDDVSYVCGHCFRSIASLNQVLFAVNKEYCINEKKAVKMIDDFKIKPSDYKERVDKVISLISTDEDCTRKGIEILQRLVNEVEHLKGANIQ; this is translated from the coding sequence ATGGTGGATAATATTATTCAATTAGTAACAAAGAAACTATCCTCTTTGCCTTATATAGAAGGCGTTGTATTAGGTGGCTCACGTGCAAGAGGCACCCATACAGAGGATTCTGATATAGATATCGGAATCTATTACAATTCAGAATCATTTGACCTGGTTACCATTAATCAAGTTGCTACAGAGTTGGATGATGAGCATAGAAGCAACCTTGTTGTACCTCCCGGAGCGTGGGGCGATTGGGTTAATGGCGGTGGATGGTTAGTCATAAATGGGTATCATGTTGACTTAATTTTACGTGATATAAAACGGGTGGAACAAATAATGAAAGATACGGAGCAAGGAATTGTTACTGCCAATTATCAGACTGGGCATCCCCATGGTTATATAAGTGCTATGTATCGTGGAGAATTGGCAATCAGCAAGATACAATATGCTAATGATGAAAGCTTTTATGAGTTTAAAAAGCAAGCAGAACGTTATCCAACCGCTTTGCAGAAAGAATTAACTGAATTTTTTATGTTTGAGGCTGGTTTCTCTTTAATGTTTGCTGAGAACAATATAGATAAAGACGATGTATCCTATGTTTGCGGACATTGCTTTCGAAGCATAGCTTCCCTTAATCAAGTCTTATTTGCAGTAAATAAAGAATACTGTATAAATGAAAAAAAGGCTGTTAAAATGATTGATGATTTTAAGATCAAGCCAAGCGATTACAAGGAAAGGGTCGATAAGGTTATTTCCTTAATATCAACTGATGAAGATTGTACAAGAAAAGGAATAGAGATTCTCCAAAGACTAGTAAATGAGGTTGAGCACCTGAAAGGAGCCAATATTCAATGA
- a CDS encoding transposase, giving the protein MEAVNQAYLDRLYALRPSQQVVLDVDSANFETDGHQEGAAYNAHYQDTSYHPLLLFDSLTGYCLKAELRSGNVYTSRGVVDFTLQVA; this is encoded by the coding sequence CTGGAAGCCGTCAATCAAGCTTATCTGGATCGACTCTATGCCCTCAGGCCCAGTCAGCAGGTAGTGCTTGACGTGGATTCAGCCAATTTTGAGACCGACGGGCATCAGGAAGGGGCGGCCTACAATGCACATTACCAGGACACCAGCTACCACCCACTTCTCCTGTTTGACTCGCTGACCGGCTACTGCCTGAAAGCCGAACTACGTTCTGGCAATGTCTACACCTCCCGTGGTGTCGTCGATTTTACCCTTCAAGTGGCATAG
- a CDS encoding transposase, whose protein sequence is MSSVKESTFHFNKKIKASFSGGALSSDSGLLLYREFDEKTGLSELIQEKLYVNDPVTHARHTNPKVVIQKIYQHPAGYHTDDQADELGTDPIFTIVLEKKHLASQPRLSRFNQRVDTGIPTPFNRWKPSIKLIWIDSMPSGPVSR, encoded by the coding sequence ATGTCCAGTGTAAAGGAATCAACGTTCCATTTCAATAAAAAGATTAAGGCCAGTTTCTCAGGCGGCGCGCTTTCTTCCGATTCCGGCTTATTACTTTATCGAGAATTCGATGAAAAGACTGGCCTCAGTGAGTTGATCCAGGAAAAACTGTACGTGAACGATCCGGTCACTCATGCCAGGCACACCAACCCAAAGGTGGTGATTCAGAAAATCTATCAGCACCCGGCTGGCTATCACACCGACGACCAGGCCGATGAGTTGGGAACAGATCCCATATTCACGATCGTGCTTGAGAAGAAGCACCTGGCCTCCCAACCGCGGCTGTCCCGCTTTAATCAACGCGTGGATACCGGGATACCGACACCGTTCAATCGCTGGAAGCCGTCAATCAAGCTTATCTGGATCGACTCTATGCCCTCAGGCCCAGTCAGCAGGTAG
- a CDS encoding cupin domain-containing protein: MYYNPYGYQYQYPNYANVPVYNYERHSAYCPYSKKNEQINGFASFRSSNGNGTILLTDYGPGPFVININEASKQNNTFRTALWTGTHLQVTLMSLNVGEDIGLEMHSDVDQFLRIEQGQGIVRMGNSPENLNFERRVFDDSAIMIPAGTWHNLINTGNVPLKLYSIYAPPNHPFATVHVTKEDAIAAEEVHG; the protein is encoded by the coding sequence ATGTACTATAACCCATATGGGTATCAATATCAGTATCCTAATTATGCTAATGTACCTGTGTATAACTATGAAAGACATTCCGCTTACTGCCCTTATTCTAAAAAGAATGAGCAGATAAACGGGTTTGCTTCTTTTCGCTCTTCCAATGGTAATGGAACTATTTTGCTAACAGATTATGGACCAGGGCCATTTGTCATAAATATCAATGAAGCATCAAAGCAAAACAATACATTTCGTACCGCTTTATGGACTGGAACACACTTGCAAGTAACATTAATGAGTCTTAATGTTGGTGAAGATATTGGTCTGGAAATGCACTCAGACGTTGATCAATTTTTACGAATTGAACAAGGTCAAGGGATTGTTCGCATGGGGAATAGTCCAGAGAATTTGAACTTTGAGAGAAGGGTATTTGATGACTCTGCTATTATGATACCCGCAGGAACTTGGCATAATTTAATCAATACAGGTAATGTTCCACTGAAACTTTATTCAATTTATGCTCCGCCTAATCATCCATTTGCCACAGTTCATGTTACCAAAGAAGACGCTATAGCTGCAGAAGAAGTTCATGGCTAG
- a CDS encoding transposase — MLWLLSGSRPGHTLYRNRKNRAFCKARNILLSGPKLGRKPKDKQARKTDRRVEQSDFKGRIPVEGKFGPGQTPLWAGQDLRDAQE; from the coding sequence GTGCTATGGCTTTTATCCGGAAGCCGTCCTGGCCACACACTCTATCGCAATCGGAAGAATCGGGCTTTCTGCAAGGCACGTAACATCTTGCTCAGCGGACCGAAACTCGGCCGGAAGCCGAAAGATAAACAAGCCCGGAAAACAGATCGAAGGGTGGAGCAGAGCGACTTTAAAGGCCGGATCCCGGTTGAAGGAAAGTTTGGGCCAGGCCAAACACCTCTTTGGGCTGGACAAGATCTACGCGATGCTCAGGAATGA
- a CDS encoding type II toxin-antitoxin system RelB/DinJ family antitoxin — protein sequence MAAKTANVLARVEPEIKEKAEAIMSQLGVPASVVINMLYKQIIMTRSIPFSLSVPTAPIALDEMDAAQFDAMMQAGFEDAKANRSRPVADVFADLRREL from the coding sequence ATGGCAGCTAAAACCGCAAATGTCCTTGCACGTGTTGAACCGGAAATAAAAGAAAAAGCTGAAGCAATTATGTCTCAATTGGGAGTGCCTGCTTCTGTTGTCATCAATATGCTTTACAAACAAATCATCATGACAAGGAGCATCCCTTTCTCTCTGTCCGTTCCCACTGCACCGATTGCTCTCGATGAAATGGATGCAGCACAATTCGATGCCATGATGCAAGCTGGGTTTGAAGATGCTAAAGCAAACCGTTCCCGTCCTGTAGCCGATGTATTTGCCGACTTAAGACGGGAGTTATAA
- a CDS encoding type II toxin-antitoxin system RelE/ParE family toxin: protein MAETYAVKITTQAEEQMQEITHYIASKLKAPNAALNLLDALEDVISSFSEFPQRIALTEEEPWHSFCSTSENIVNTSVI, encoded by the coding sequence ATGGCTGAAACCTACGCTGTAAAAATTACCACTCAGGCAGAGGAACAGATGCAGGAAATCACACACTACATTGCTTCTAAACTGAAAGCCCCGAATGCAGCACTAAATCTATTGGATGCGTTAGAGGATGTGATTTCCTCTTTCTCCGAATTTCCACAGCGAATTGCCCTTACTGAAGAAGAACCGTGGCACAGCTTCTGTTCAACATCAGAAAACATAGTAAACACCTCCGTTATTTGA
- a CDS encoding helix-turn-helix transcriptional regulator, with amino-acid sequence MKTSDMIRQLCEQMNISVSELARRLGQSPQNFGKKLKRETITLEELKAIADVMDVKFEQAFILPNGNEIKTGNE; translated from the coding sequence TTGAAAACTTCGGACATGATTCGACAGCTATGTGAACAAATGAATATCAGCGTTTCAGAATTGGCCAGACGGTTAGGCCAGTCACCACAGAACTTCGGGAAGAAGCTGAAGCGTGAGACTATTACATTAGAAGAACTTAAGGCCATAGCAGATGTGATGGATGTTAAGTTTGAGCAGGCTTTCATTCTGCCCAATGGCAATGAAATAAAGACAGGAAATGAGTAA
- a CDS encoding resolvase, translating to MNDYEDVADEIYRLRELKQNALVENAEREGKRRRISEMTDFLNEQSCELEEYDEQLVRQFIEKVTVHGNNFEVEFKSGIEIQIDK from the coding sequence ATGAATGACTATGAAGATGTAGCTGATGAAATTTACCGCCTTCGAGAATTGAAGCAAAATGCACTGGTTGAAAATGCAGAGCGAGAAGGGAAAAGACGACGAATCAGTGAAATGACTGATTTTTTGAATGAACAATCCTGCGAGTTGGAGGAATATGATGAACAGTTGGTAAGGCAGTTTATTGAAAAAGTTACAGTACACGGTAATAACTTTGAAGTAGAATTCAAATCAGGAATCGAAATCCAAATCGATAAATAA
- a CDS encoding recombinase family protein — translation MCSRFARNTLDCLKYIRQLKDKSTAVFFEKENINTMDSKGEVLLTIMACPYHKRRNIADSSGQGN, via the coding sequence ATGTGTAGCCGATTTGCCAGAAACACGTTGGACTGCCTTAAGTACATTCGTCAGTTAAAGGATAAAAGCACCGCTGTATTCTTTGAGAAAGAGAATATTAACACCATGGATTCTAAGGGTGAAGTCCTGCTGACCATTATGGCATGCCCCTACCATAAACGAAGAAACATTGCAGACAGCAGTGGTCAAGGCAATTAA
- the rlmD gene encoding 23S rRNA (uracil(1939)-C(5))-methyltransferase RlmD — protein sequence MSKTLPVSKNDQIEVSFSDLTQDGSGVAKTTGGYTLFVPGALPGEKARVQVVKTKKNYGFARICELTERSRMRTDPPCPIFDQCGGCAIQHVAAGAQLDFKRGLVRDALAHIGGFKEINVEKTLGMANPWYYRNKIQVPVAIQHGSFAFGFYRKRSHDIVPMDHCLITDPLIDEIVQTARTFMETAGVEPYNESKNHGVLRHVMARTGRNTGEVMVVLVTRTKDLPHRKKLIKTLIGKYPQIKSIMQNINLKRTNAIFGETTKTLWGRDVIYDQIGTVRFAISARSFFQVNPQQTEVLYGKALEFAGLTGEETVIDAYCGIGTISLFLAGQAKQVYGVEIVPEAIEDARKNAELNQIANARFETGKAEEVIPKWRDQGIKPDVIVVDPPRKGCDAALIQTMLDMKPDRIVYVSCNPATLARDLKMLVPGGYDIKKVQPVDMFPQTTHVECVVLMSRVEK from the coding sequence ATGTCCAAAACCCTGCCTGTTTCAAAAAATGATCAAATAGAGGTCTCATTTTCCGATCTGACTCAGGATGGATCGGGTGTAGCAAAAACAACAGGCGGCTACACTTTGTTCGTTCCGGGGGCGCTGCCTGGTGAGAAGGCCAGGGTACAGGTAGTGAAGACAAAGAAAAATTATGGATTTGCCCGGATTTGTGAGCTGACTGAGCGAAGCCGCATGCGAACCGATCCGCCCTGCCCGATTTTCGATCAGTGCGGCGGATGCGCCATTCAGCACGTTGCGGCCGGCGCTCAGCTCGACTTCAAACGCGGCCTGGTGCGGGATGCCCTTGCACATATCGGCGGGTTTAAAGAAATTAATGTGGAAAAGACACTCGGCATGGCGAATCCATGGTACTACCGGAATAAAATTCAGGTTCCAGTTGCGATTCAGCACGGTTCCTTTGCTTTTGGCTTTTATCGAAAACGCAGTCACGATATTGTTCCGATGGATCACTGTCTGATCACCGATCCGCTGATTGACGAAATCGTACAGACAGCCAGGACATTTATGGAGACGGCGGGAGTCGAACCCTACAATGAGTCGAAAAACCACGGCGTTCTCCGTCATGTCATGGCGCGGACCGGCCGGAATACCGGTGAAGTCATGGTTGTTCTTGTCACACGAACCAAAGACCTCCCGCACCGGAAAAAACTGATCAAAACGTTAATCGGCAAATACCCGCAGATCAAGTCAATCATGCAGAATATCAATCTGAAACGGACGAACGCTATATTCGGAGAAACAACGAAAACGCTGTGGGGGCGCGACGTCATCTATGACCAGATTGGCACGGTCAGATTCGCTATTTCCGCCCGTTCCTTTTTTCAGGTTAATCCGCAGCAGACGGAAGTGCTCTACGGTAAAGCACTCGAATTTGCGGGACTCACCGGAGAGGAGACAGTGATTGACGCTTATTGCGGCATCGGTACGATCTCCCTTTTCCTTGCAGGACAAGCGAAACAGGTCTACGGTGTGGAAATCGTCCCCGAGGCGATTGAGGACGCACGAAAAAATGCCGAACTGAACCAGATTGCGAATGCCCGCTTTGAAACCGGTAAGGCGGAGGAAGTTATACCGAAGTGGCGTGATCAGGGTATTAAACCGGACGTAATCGTTGTGGATCCACCGCGCAAAGGCTGCGACGCTGCCCTGATTCAGACCATGCTGGACATGAAACCTGATCGGATCGTTTATGTATCGTGTAATCCGGCAACCCTTGCCCGCGATCTGAAAATGCTGGTACCAGGCGGATATGATATTAAAAAAGTTCAGCCAGTGGACATGTTCCCACAGACGACACATGTGGAGTGCGTGGTATTGATGTCTAGGGTGGAGAAATAG
- a CDS encoding diacylglycerol kinase, giving the protein MKKARLIYNPTSGREMAKKSIAYILDRLEGAGYEASAYATKGKGDATRGAHLAVKRKFDLVIAAGGDGTINEVINGLAENEYRPRLGVLPMGTTNDFARAVNIPRDIVKACDVLCAGYEMPVDIGKVNDRYFINIAGAGKLTELSYDVPSKLKTMLGQLAYYIKGIEMLPSLRPTNCTIHYDQETFSGDIMLFLVSNTNSVGGFERLAPDARLNDGLFDLIILKAVNLAEFIRLASLASRGEHMKDPKVIYAQASRIKIETNEKMQLNIDGEYGGDLPGEIVNLRQHLQLMVPKKVSEEQSALLTQIEQSLQ; this is encoded by the coding sequence ATGAAGAAGGCAAGATTGATATATAATCCAACTTCCGGGCGAGAGATGGCGAAAAAGAGCATCGCCTATATACTGGACAGACTGGAAGGCGCGGGCTATGAAGCATCAGCGTATGCAACAAAAGGTAAGGGTGATGCAACCCGTGGTGCACATCTGGCAGTGAAAAGGAAGTTCGATCTGGTGATTGCAGCAGGTGGAGACGGGACGATTAATGAAGTCATTAACGGACTTGCTGAGAATGAATACAGGCCAAGGCTGGGTGTTCTTCCGATGGGTACGACCAATGATTTCGCCCGGGCAGTAAATATCCCGCGCGATATAGTCAAAGCCTGCGACGTGCTGTGTGCAGGTTACGAAATGCCCGTTGATATCGGAAAAGTGAATGACCGCTATTTCATCAATATTGCCGGTGCCGGAAAATTGACGGAACTCAGCTACGACGTTCCGAGCAAACTGAAGACGATGCTCGGTCAGCTGGCCTATTATATCAAGGGCATTGAAATGCTGCCTTCACTTCGCCCGACAAACTGTACGATTCACTATGATCAGGAGACCTTCTCCGGGGATATCATGCTTTTTCTTGTATCCAATACAAATTCCGTCGGTGGTTTCGAACGGCTTGCACCGGATGCCCGGCTGAATGATGGTCTGTTTGACCTGATCATTTTAAAAGCGGTTAATCTGGCTGAATTTATCCGCCTGGCTTCACTTGCTTCACGCGGTGAACATATGAAAGATCCAAAAGTGATCTACGCTCAGGCGAGCCGGATCAAAATTGAAACAAATGAAAAGATGCAACTGAACATTGACGGGGAATACGGCGGTGATCTTCCCGGAGAAATCGTTAATCTTCGTCAACATCTTCAGTTAATGGTACCGAAGAAAGTCTCTGAGGAGCAGTCAGCGTTATTAACACAGATTGAGCAATCGCTGCAGTAA